The following coding sequences are from one Reyranella humidisoli window:
- a CDS encoding TonB family protein has translation MSPVALALAILLHVLVVAVLWWLSQQKPPTPPVEEAINVTFEEPKPPEPPPPPPQPQPPAAQPQQVPLPQTLPPNFPVIRPPAPVTADKPTQVPPTDQVSKEALAPPPPPESKEETMLRPEPEVAAPPPTPTQPTPPVEARVQPPPVPTPAPQPAPADKPPPEPPTEQGLKKAPTPPPPPAPQPQPPKQAEPEPTPKPMPQQQALATPPRPPPPAPKPELKPSPLSTAPAKRPPSGSTAEPPSQHTFVNPADAYARARVADNYLAQVLRKIVGFRYQSNTQKRQGVTVVRIVIARDGRLLDATVISSSGEPEFDNGVLAGVRAGAPYTPLPDNIKGASAPFDLPLVSIRR, from the coding sequence ATGTCGCCCGTCGCGCTCGCGCTGGCGATCCTGCTGCATGTGCTCGTGGTCGCGGTGTTGTGGTGGCTGTCGCAACAGAAGCCTCCGACGCCGCCGGTCGAGGAGGCGATCAACGTCACCTTCGAGGAGCCGAAGCCGCCCGAACCGCCGCCGCCGCCTCCGCAACCCCAGCCGCCCGCGGCACAGCCGCAGCAGGTCCCGCTTCCGCAGACCCTGCCGCCCAACTTCCCGGTCATCCGCCCGCCGGCGCCCGTCACGGCGGACAAGCCGACCCAGGTGCCGCCCACCGACCAGGTGTCGAAGGAAGCGTTGGCGCCACCGCCGCCGCCGGAGAGCAAGGAAGAGACGATGCTCCGGCCGGAGCCGGAAGTCGCGGCGCCCCCGCCGACACCTACGCAGCCGACGCCGCCGGTCGAGGCGCGGGTCCAGCCGCCGCCTGTGCCGACCCCGGCGCCCCAGCCGGCGCCGGCCGACAAGCCCCCGCCGGAGCCCCCGACCGAGCAGGGGCTGAAGAAGGCCCCGACGCCGCCACCGCCGCCCGCGCCGCAGCCCCAGCCGCCGAAGCAGGCCGAACCCGAGCCGACGCCCAAGCCGATGCCGCAGCAGCAGGCGCTCGCAACGCCGCCGCGACCGCCGCCGCCGGCACCGAAGCCCGAGCTGAAGCCGTCGCCGCTGTCGACCGCGCCGGCGAAGCGGCCGCCGTCCGGATCCACGGCCGAGCCGCCCTCGCAGCACACCTTCGTCAATCCCGCGGACGCCTATGCGCGCGCCCGCGTCGCGGACAATTACCTGGCCCAGGTCCTGCGCAAGATCGTGGGCTTCCGCTACCAGTCGAACACCCAGAAGCGTCAGGGCGTGACCGTCGTGCGGATCGTCATCGCCCGCGACGGGCGCCTGCTCGACGCGACCGTCATCAGTTCGAGCGGCGAACCGGAGTTCGACAACGGCGTGCTGGCCGGCGTGCGCGCCGGCGCGCCCTACACGCCGCTGCCGGACAACATCAAGGGCGCCAGCGCCCCCTTCGACCTGCCGCTGGTTTCGATCCGGCGTTAG
- a CDS encoding 50S ribosomal protein L11 methyltransferase, with amino-acid sequence MSSSAELLKHLSAPEIAERLATEPARMAQLAKLLLSGGEMQRAVDLANRARELAPDDPEVERIVKLVLSRSVPEWHRAILADEVRNAAYDAALRRAVRAGSRVLDIGAGSGLLAMMAARAGATTVVSCEMNRAMAGVAAEIVEHNGYADRISIVGKHSRQLAVGADLAEPADILVSEIVTNDLLGEDVLGCMEDAVGRLTRPDATIIPSHGAVRIALAYYGKLAKRQLASVQGFDLSPMNVFDGRIDLAAGNETLELRSEPADLFAFDFGSGGPFDNHRASVALTSSGGAVNGIVQWIWLRMDADGVYENRPSPGASSCWGVMFQPLPAPLEMRPGETLTVQGARDRTALWMWVA; translated from the coding sequence TTGTCTTCTTCCGCTGAACTGCTGAAGCACCTCTCGGCCCCGGAGATCGCCGAGCGTCTCGCCACGGAACCGGCCCGCATGGCGCAGCTGGCGAAGCTGCTGCTCTCCGGCGGCGAGATGCAGCGTGCCGTCGATCTCGCGAACAGGGCCCGTGAACTCGCACCCGACGATCCCGAAGTCGAACGGATCGTGAAGCTCGTCCTCAGTCGAAGCGTGCCGGAATGGCACCGCGCGATCCTGGCCGACGAGGTCCGGAACGCTGCCTACGATGCGGCGCTGCGACGAGCCGTGCGCGCCGGCTCGCGGGTCCTCGACATCGGCGCAGGCTCGGGCCTCCTCGCGATGATGGCCGCACGCGCCGGCGCCACCACGGTCGTAAGCTGCGAGATGAACAGGGCCATGGCCGGCGTGGCGGCCGAAATCGTCGAGCACAACGGCTACGCCGATCGCATCAGCATCGTCGGCAAGCATTCCCGTCAGCTCGCGGTCGGCGCCGACCTGGCCGAGCCCGCCGACATCCTTGTCTCGGAGATCGTCACCAACGACCTGCTGGGCGAAGACGTCCTGGGATGCATGGAAGACGCCGTCGGCCGACTGACGCGGCCGGATGCCACGATCATTCCCTCGCATGGCGCCGTCCGCATCGCCCTGGCGTACTACGGCAAACTCGCCAAGCGGCAACTCGCGTCGGTCCAGGGGTTCGATCTGTCACCGATGAATGTCTTCGACGGGCGGATCGATCTCGCGGCCGGCAACGAGACGCTCGAACTCAGGAGCGAGCCCGCCGATCTCTTCGCCTTCGACTTCGGGTCCGGCGGACCCTTCGACAACCATCGGGCGTCTGTCGCGCTGACCAGCTCGGGCGGTGCCGTGAACGGCATCGTCCAGTGGATCTGGCTTCGCATGGATGCCGACGGGGTCTACGAGAACAGACCCTCTCCGGGGGCTTCCTCATGCTGGGGCGTGATGTTCCAGCCCCTGCCCGCCCCCCTCGAGATGCGGCCGGGCGAAACGCTGACCGTGCAGGGAGCCCGCGACAGGACCGCACTGTGGATGTGGGTCGCGTAG
- a CDS encoding sodium:proton antiporter, whose translation MKIRDLLAGALTLGLALPAFAAGTDAPAIDGRHLGLTWLIPFVGILLSIAILPLAAPSFWHHHFGKVSAVWAALIVIPFAMIHGVPSAVYEIIHLLLLDYIPFIVLLLALFTVTGGIHIKGNLHGSPSMNTALLAIGTVLAGWMGTTGASMLLIRPMIRANDDRRHKIHVFVFFIFLVSNIGGALTPLGDPPLFLGFLKGVSFFWTTTHLFSEMLVCAIVLLALFYAIDSYWYRKEGRPRRDPTPETPVRIEGGINIILLAMIVGAVLTSGTWNPDIHFTVFHVTLELQNVLRDLALVAICFLSLRLTSRKSRSDNGFSWGPMLEVAKLFAGIFITIAPAIAILKAGKDGALAPLVALVTNPDGQPNDIWYFWLTGILSSFLDNAPTYLVFFNLAGGDAGVLMGALASTLAAISCGAVFMGANSYIGNAPNFMVKAVVEEAGIRMPSFFGYMAWSSAILLPLFVVLTFVFFR comes from the coding sequence ATGAAGATTCGCGATCTCCTTGCCGGCGCACTGACGCTCGGCCTCGCACTGCCGGCATTCGCGGCCGGCACCGATGCGCCGGCGATCGACGGACGCCATCTCGGTCTCACCTGGCTGATCCCGTTCGTCGGAATCCTGCTGTCGATCGCCATCCTGCCGCTGGCGGCGCCGAGCTTCTGGCATCACCATTTCGGCAAGGTGTCCGCAGTCTGGGCGGCCCTGATCGTCATTCCCTTCGCCATGATCCATGGCGTGCCCAGCGCCGTCTACGAGATCATCCACCTGCTGCTGCTCGACTACATTCCCTTCATCGTGCTGCTGCTGGCGCTGTTCACCGTGACCGGCGGCATCCACATCAAGGGCAACCTGCACGGCTCGCCGTCGATGAACACGGCCCTGCTGGCGATCGGGACCGTGCTCGCGGGCTGGATGGGCACGACCGGCGCCTCGATGCTGCTGATCCGTCCGATGATCCGCGCCAACGACGACCGGCGGCACAAGATCCACGTCTTCGTGTTCTTCATCTTCCTGGTGTCGAACATCGGCGGCGCGCTGACGCCGCTCGGCGATCCGCCGCTGTTCCTCGGCTTCCTGAAAGGCGTCAGCTTTTTCTGGACGACGACTCATCTGTTCAGCGAGATGCTGGTCTGCGCCATCGTGCTTCTGGCGCTGTTTTACGCGATCGACAGCTACTGGTACCGCAAGGAAGGCCGACCCCGACGCGACCCCACCCCGGAAACGCCGGTGCGGATCGAGGGTGGCATCAACATTATCCTGCTTGCGATGATCGTGGGCGCCGTGCTGACAAGCGGGACCTGGAATCCCGACATCCATTTCACGGTCTTTCACGTCACGCTCGAATTGCAGAACGTCCTGCGCGACCTGGCCCTGGTGGCGATCTGCTTCCTGTCGCTGCGCCTGACCTCGCGGAAGTCCCGCAGCGACAACGGTTTCAGCTGGGGCCCCATGCTGGAAGTCGCCAAGCTGTTCGCCGGCATCTTCATCACCATCGCGCCGGCGATCGCCATCCTCAAGGCCGGCAAAGACGGGGCGCTGGCGCCGCTGGTGGCGCTGGTGACGAACCCCGACGGGCAACCCAACGACATCTGGTACTTCTGGCTGACGGGCATCCTCTCCAGCTTCCTCGACAATGCGCCAACCTATCTCGTCTTCTTCAACCTGGCGGGCGGCGATGCCGGGGTGCTGATGGGCGCCCTCGCCAGCACGCTGGCGGCGATTTCCTGCGGGGCGGTGTTCATGGGCGCCAACAGCTATATCGGCAATGCGCCCAACTTCATGGTCAAGGCGGTCGTCGAGGAAGCCGGCATCCGCATGCCGAGCTTCTTCGGCTACATGGCCTGGTCCAGTGCCATCCTCCTGCCGCTCTTCGTGGTGCTGACCTTTGTCTTCTTCCGCTGA
- a CDS encoding SDR family oxidoreductase — MTTFPDKFRLDGRTALVTGSARGLGWEMAKGLAEAGARVLLHGRSHARLAPRLAELRAAGRATDGVVFEMADRTAMQLALAGAGPIDILIHNVGERDRRPFSQIDTNDFARLVDTDLSAGQALIRLVVPGMVDRGWGRLILVTSIAATLAAPGASSYIAAKAGLAGLARALAAELGDKGITSNTISPGFFATETNEALIASTAGERMRLRCPARRWADPSEIAGAAIFLASPAASYVNGHTLTVDGGVTATYMV; from the coding sequence ATGACCACTTTTCCCGACAAGTTCCGACTGGATGGCCGTACCGCGCTCGTCACCGGCTCGGCCCGCGGCCTGGGCTGGGAAATGGCCAAGGGACTGGCCGAGGCCGGCGCCCGCGTGCTGCTGCACGGCCGCTCGCACGCGCGCCTGGCGCCGCGGCTGGCCGAACTGCGGGCGGCCGGGCGGGCAACCGACGGCGTTGTGTTCGAGATGGCCGACCGCACGGCCATGCAACTGGCACTCGCCGGCGCCGGCCCCATCGACATCCTGATCCACAACGTCGGCGAGCGGGACCGCCGTCCCTTCTCCCAGATCGACACCAACGATTTCGCCCGGCTGGTCGACACCGACCTGTCGGCCGGACAGGCGCTGATCCGGCTGGTCGTACCGGGCATGGTCGACCGGGGCTGGGGCAGGCTGATCCTCGTGACGTCGATCGCCGCCACACTCGCGGCGCCCGGCGCCTCGTCCTACATCGCGGCCAAGGCGGGACTTGCCGGCCTGGCCCGCGCCCTCGCGGCCGAGCTCGGCGACAAGGGCATCACCTCGAACACGATCTCCCCGGGCTTCTTCGCCACCGAGACCAACGAGGCGCTGATCGCCTCGACCGCCGGGGAACGCATGCGCCTGCGTTGTCCGGCCAGGCGCTGGGCCGATCCCTCCGAGATCGCGGGCGCCGCGATCTTCCTCGCCTCCCCTGCCGCGAGCTACGTCAACGGACACACGCTCACCGTCGACGGCGGCGTCACAGCAACCTACATGGTCTGA
- a CDS encoding glycerophosphodiester phosphodiesterase family protein — protein MLQLPKVVGHRGAMAYAPENTLDSFREAHRRGATWVEIDVKLTKEGVPIVMHDSSLKRTTGVDRLASEMTAAELPPSVPTFEQAIACFAELGLGCNVEIKPCEGREAETARVTVATLRKLWPAKLPAPLLSSFRDASLAAARETAPEFARALLIDEVKDDWQVRAEAVSAVGINTNGKRLTAVRAVEIRKAGYLLSVYTINDGDVARALVGMGVQCVISDAPDVILAALA, from the coding sequence ATGCTGCAACTGCCTAAAGTCGTCGGTCATCGCGGGGCCATGGCCTATGCGCCGGAAAATACGCTGGATTCCTTCCGCGAGGCTCATCGCCGGGGGGCCACCTGGGTCGAGATCGACGTCAAGCTGACGAAGGAGGGCGTGCCCATCGTCATGCACGATTCGTCGCTCAAGCGGACGACCGGGGTCGACCGGCTCGCCTCGGAGATGACCGCGGCGGAATTGCCGCCGTCGGTGCCGACCTTCGAGCAGGCGATCGCCTGCTTTGCCGAATTGGGCCTCGGCTGCAACGTCGAGATCAAGCCGTGCGAGGGCCGCGAGGCCGAGACGGCGCGCGTCACGGTCGCGACCCTTCGCAAGCTGTGGCCGGCAAAGCTGCCGGCGCCGCTCCTGTCGAGCTTCAGGGACGCCTCGCTCGCCGCCGCCCGCGAGACGGCGCCCGAGTTCGCGCGCGCCCTGCTGATCGACGAGGTGAAGGACGACTGGCAGGTCCGGGCCGAGGCGGTGTCGGCGGTCGGCATCAACACCAACGGAAAGCGGCTGACCGCCGTGCGGGCGGTCGAGATCCGCAAGGCCGGCTACCTGCTCAGCGTCTACACGATCAACGACGGGGACGTGGCGCGTGCGCTTGTCGGCATGGGCGTGCAGTGCGTCATCAGCGACGCGCCGGACGTGATCCTGGCCGCCCTCGCCTAG
- the ugpB gene encoding sn-glycerol-3-phosphate ABC transporter substrate-binding protein UgpB, translated as MTRILLSSVAAAAVLVSAQGALAQTEIQFWHAMGGNLGDTVNALADGFNKSQTEYKVNPVYKGSYTETLTAAIAAFRAKQAPHIVQVFEVGTANMMAAKGAVYPVYQLMADAKEPFDPKAYIGPVYGYYSTPDGKLLSMPFNSSTPVLYWNKELLQKAGLDPNKPPKTWPELGEMAKKAVAAGAKCGFTPQWQTWTMIENYGAWHNLPYATKDNGFGGTDIELKFNDAPRVKFIQMLADWGKDKTFVYGGREGKSTALFTAGDCVFHIASSGSAAGIEKALGGASKFGIGMMPYSPDVAPKPQNSIIGGATLWVLQGRPAAEYKGVAKFMNYLASTPVQAKWHQETGYVPITTAAAEATEKEGFYKKFPGREVAVQELTLNPPTANSKGLRIGNFVQIRDIVDGELENVWSGKKDAKTALDDAVKAGNEQLKRFEAANK; from the coding sequence ATGACACGGATTCTGCTTTCGTCCGTCGCGGCTGCGGCGGTTCTGGTAAGCGCACAGGGAGCCCTGGCGCAGACCGAAATCCAGTTCTGGCACGCCATGGGCGGCAATCTGGGCGATACGGTCAACGCACTGGCCGACGGCTTCAACAAGTCCCAGACCGAGTACAAGGTGAACCCGGTCTACAAGGGCTCCTATACCGAGACCCTGACGGCGGCGATCGCGGCTTTCCGCGCCAAGCAGGCGCCGCACATCGTGCAGGTGTTCGAGGTCGGCACCGCGAACATGATGGCCGCCAAGGGCGCCGTCTATCCGGTCTACCAGCTCATGGCCGACGCCAAGGAGCCGTTCGACCCCAAGGCCTATATCGGCCCGGTCTATGGCTATTACTCCACACCGGACGGCAAGCTGCTGTCGATGCCGTTCAACTCCTCGACGCCGGTGCTCTACTGGAACAAGGAGCTGCTGCAGAAGGCGGGTCTCGACCCGAACAAGCCGCCGAAGACCTGGCCGGAGCTGGGCGAGATGGCGAAGAAGGCCGTTGCGGCCGGCGCCAAGTGCGGCTTCACCCCGCAGTGGCAGACCTGGACGATGATCGAGAACTACGGCGCCTGGCACAACCTGCCCTACGCGACCAAGGACAACGGCTTCGGCGGCACCGACATCGAGCTGAAGTTCAACGACGCTCCGCGCGTCAAGTTCATCCAGATGCTGGCCGACTGGGGCAAGGACAAGACCTTCGTCTATGGCGGCCGCGAGGGTAAGTCGACGGCGCTGTTCACCGCCGGCGACTGCGTCTTCCACATCGCCTCGTCGGGCTCTGCGGCGGGTATCGAGAAGGCGCTGGGCGGTGCGTCCAAGTTCGGCATCGGCATGATGCCCTACTCGCCCGACGTTGCGCCCAAGCCGCAGAACTCGATCATCGGCGGCGCCACCCTGTGGGTGCTGCAGGGCCGTCCGGCGGCCGAATACAAGGGCGTCGCCAAGTTCATGAACTATCTCGCCAGCACCCCGGTGCAGGCGAAGTGGCATCAGGAGACGGGTTACGTGCCGATCACGACCGCCGCCGCCGAAGCGACTGAAAAGGAAGGCTTCTACAAGAAGTTTCCGGGTCGCGAGGTGGCCGTCCAGGAGCTGACGCTCAATCCGCCGACGGCCAACTCGAAGGGCCTGCGCATCGGCAACTTCGTGCAGATCCGCGACATCGTCGACGGCGAGCTCGAGAACGTGTGGTCGGGCAAGAAGGACGCCAAGACCGCGCTCGACGACGCCGTGAAGGCGGGCAACGAGCAGCTCAAGCGCTTCGAAGCGGCCAACAAGTAG
- the ugpA gene encoding sn-glycerol-3-phosphate ABC transporter permease UgpA produces MEKRVTFNERWLPYLLVGPQILITLVFFFWPSGQAIYQSVLIEDAFGGNTKFVFLDNFIHLFNDPGYYHSARLTIVFSFLVAAIGLALSLLLAVMADRVVRGASGYKAFLVWPYAVAPAVAGVLWGFLFNPSVGIVAWMLQGIGIEFNYVINGNQALLLVVIAAVWNQISYNFLFFLAGLQSIPKSLIEAAAIDGAGPGRRFWDIIFPLLSPVGFFLLVVNIIYAFFGTFGVVDSLTKGGPGKSTEILVFKVFNDGFRGQDLGGSSAQSVILMVVVIALTFVQFRFIERRVHY; encoded by the coding sequence ATGGAAAAGCGCGTCACCTTCAACGAGCGTTGGCTGCCCTACCTTCTGGTGGGACCGCAGATCCTCATCACGCTGGTCTTCTTCTTCTGGCCGTCCGGCCAGGCGATCTACCAGTCGGTGCTGATCGAGGACGCCTTCGGCGGCAACACCAAGTTCGTCTTCCTCGACAACTTCATCCACCTCTTCAACGATCCGGGCTACTACCACTCCGCGCGGCTGACCATCGTGTTCAGCTTCCTGGTCGCTGCCATCGGGCTCGCGCTCTCGTTGCTGCTGGCGGTGATGGCGGACCGGGTCGTCCGCGGCGCCAGCGGCTACAAGGCCTTTCTCGTCTGGCCCTATGCGGTGGCGCCGGCCGTCGCCGGCGTCCTGTGGGGGTTCCTGTTCAATCCCTCGGTCGGCATCGTCGCCTGGATGCTCCAGGGCATCGGCATCGAATTCAACTACGTGATCAACGGCAACCAGGCGCTCCTGCTGGTGGTCATCGCCGCGGTGTGGAACCAGATCAGCTACAATTTCCTGTTCTTCCTGGCCGGGCTGCAGTCGATCCCGAAGTCGCTGATCGAGGCAGCGGCGATCGATGGCGCGGGCCCCGGCCGGCGCTTCTGGGACATCATCTTCCCGCTGCTGTCGCCGGTCGGCTTCTTCCTTCTCGTCGTCAACATCATCTATGCCTTCTTCGGCACCTTCGGCGTCGTCGATTCGCTGACCAAGGGCGGACCGGGCAAGTCCACGGAAATCCTGGTGTTCAAGGTCTTCAACGACGGCTTCCGCGGCCAGGATCTCGGCGGTTCCTCGGCGCAGTCGGTGATCCTGATGGTCGTGGTCATCGCGCTCACTTTCGTGCAGTTCCGCTTCATCGAGCGTCGGGTGCACTACTGA